From Triticum aestivum cultivar Chinese Spring chromosome 4A, IWGSC CS RefSeq v2.1, whole genome shotgun sequence, a single genomic window includes:
- the LOC123086474 gene encoding stress response protein nst1: protein MCILCAVQRWSRRVATMLPWLVLPLILLWALSQLLPTAYRFEVTSPRLACVSVLLLTLFWYEILLPRLSLWRARRSARLREERRAHALELQKLRKTATRRCRNCNNPYRDQNPGGGKFMCSYCGHVSKRPVLDLGPAGKVPTGWPCSQDWANAVGDPGYWLDLRCSADNSYSGFSWRLFSTFYVSVAWFWKKVFRFGSSGDGGGMGRDGKMLTKGDNAGKAEESRVDKAKRKAEEKRLARLEREMLEEEEKKQREEMAKLVEERRRLRDEKAEAEERSKGATPVGEKDARKEAERKRQERRRKEDKGSSKSNSDCEDIDRRVSREGEWKRDFDRRNEPDRRDTGRVGADGYKPHNFEANVQGSKVVQSKTKYFGRMTGGLLSSSRGFSGGSIFGRSAQAPAPQANKVTKPLVTATDQSNTVKRDAQSAAAQAMAKSATAGETRNMWNNSHQPVSPNMQAHPTGPKKSWHQLFSRSTSVSPCPDVTAAAREKKGQPELNGAQISSAQNFLAHYPPLDSNPRLSQSMHFTGFSLVNGAPPNTPPSHFPAGHTPFCAEAETTVLEELERFEDPCYDPDAIALLGPVSESLDNFPPDWDNRFTLNGVAKEPHVKPSPIESPLSRSRTVEEKPIKPSHFSISKGPDGSMTPEATDEQGTWQMWSTPLVQDTLGLRGPQMQWLLPNKDQFNHGVSNLNGGTRSPLGAGLHDSDLWLQKSPFQQLPLDTESLFLSHNFPETPVHSELGFGSPNKVAHAHPFGPPGPGHPWSKEELVLNGPQGVSQIHSPTGAHAGLFPTNPDMQSVWSFDQKRDSMEPTK, encoded by the exons ATGTGTATACTGTGCGCCGTGCAACGGTGGTCGCGGCGCGTCGCCACCATGCTGCCGTGGCTCGTCCTCCCGCTCATCCTCCTCTGGGCGCTCTCCCAGCTCCTGCCCACAGCCTACCGCTTCGAGGTCACCTCTCCGCGCCTCGCCTGTGTCTCCGTCCTGCTCCTCACCCTCTTCTGGTACGAGATTCTTCTCCCACGCCTCTCCCTCTGGCGCGCACGCCGCTCCGCGCGCCTTCGTGAGGAGCGCCGTGCCCACGCACTCGAGCTACAGAAGCTCCGCAAGACCGCCACACGCCGCTGCCGCAACTGCAACAACCCATATAGGGACCAGAACCCTGGAGGCGGCAAGTTCATGTGCTCTTATTGTGGCCACGTATCCAAGCGGCCTGTGCTTGACCTTGGCCCTGCAGGGAAGGTCCCAACTGGTTGGCCTTGCAGTCAGGATTGGGCCAATGCTGTAGGTGACCCAGGTTACTGGCTTGACCTGCGGTGCTCCGCCGATAATTCATACTCAGGCTTCTCATGGCGGCTGTTCTCGACCTTCTATGTGAGCGTGGCATGGTTCTGGAAGAAAGTGTTCAGGTTTGGGTCATCGGGGGACGGTGGTGGCATGGGCCGGGATGGCAAAATGTTGACAAAAGGAGATAATGCAGGGAAGGCTGAGGAGAGCAGAGTGGACAAGGCAAAAAGGAAGGCTGAAGAGAAGAGGTTGGCGAGGCTAGAGAGGGAAATGCTGGAGGAGGAGGAAAAGAAGCAGCGGGAAGAGATGGCAAAACTAGTAGAGGAGCGTAGAAGGCTGAGGGATGAGAAAGCAGAGGCTGAGGAACGATCCAAAGGCGCTACCCCTGTCGGGGAGAAGGATGCTAGGAAGGAAGCAGAACGAAAGCGTCAGGAAAGAAGGAGGAAGGAAGACAAGGGATCAAGCAAGAGTAATTCAGATTGCGAGGATATTGACAGAAGAGTAAGCAGAGAGGGTGAGTGGAAGCGGGACTTCGATAGAAGGAATGAGCCAGACAGGCGGGATACAGGTAGAGTTGGAGCAGATGGATATAAGCCTCATAACTTTGAAGCTAACGTTCAGGGTAGTAAGGTAGTACAGAGCAAGACAAAATATTTTGGTCGTATGACTGGAGGTTTGTTATCTTCTTCCAGAGGTTTCAGCGGTGGTTCCATTTTTGGTAGGAGTGCTCAGGCCCCTGCTCCTCAAGCTAACAAGGTGACTAAACCACTTGTTACTGCAACTGACCAGAGTAATACAGTTAAAAGAGACGCCCAGTCTGCAGCTGCACAAGCAATGGCCAAATCTGCTACCgctggagaaactagaaatatgtGGAATAATTCTCATCAACCT GTTAGTCCAAATATGCAGGCACATCCCACAGGTCCTAAAAAGTCATGGCATCAGCTGTTTAGTCGCTCAACAtcagtttctccttgtcctgaTGTTACTGCTGCAGCTCGTGAAAAGAAGGGGCAACCAGAACTAAATGGAGCACAGATAAGCAGTGCCCAAAATTTTCTGGCTCACTATCCTCCTCTGGACAGCAATCCAAGGTTAAGCCAGTCAATGCATTTTACAGGGTTTTCACTAGTAAATGGAGCACCTCCCAACACACCTCCATCTCATTTTCCAGCTGGGCACACGCCCTTCTGTGCTGAGGCAGAAACAACAGTATTGGAAGAACTGGAGAGATTTGAGGACCCGTGCTATGATCCAGATGCAATTGCATTGCTTGGGCCAGTTTCAGAATCCCTAGACAACTTCCCTCCAGACTGGGATAACAGGTTTACCTTAAATGGTGTCGCCAAGGAACCACATGTTAAGCCGTCACCAATTGAGTCTCCCCTGTCAAGATCACGGACTGTTGAAGAAAAGCCTATAAAACCATCACATTTTTCTATTTCCAAAGGGCCTGATGGTTCGATGACACCTGAGGCTACCGATGAGCAAGGCACATGGCAAATGTGGAGCACACCATTGGTTCAGGACACTTTAGGCCTGCGAGGTCCTCAGATGCAGTGGCTTTTACCAAATAAGGATCAGTTTAACCATGGTGTCAGTAACTTGAATGGCGGAACAAGGAGCCCCCTCGGTGCTGGTTTGCATGACAGTGATTTATGGCTGCAGAAATCACCCTTCCAGCAATTGCCTCTTGATACAGAGAGTCTGTTCCTTTCACACAATTTTCCAGAAACTCCTGTTCACAGTGAGCTGGGTTTCGGATCTCCAAACAAAGTGGCCCACGCACACCCCTTTGGGCCACCTGGTCCTGGTCATCCTTGGTCCAA GGAGGAACTGGTGCTGAATGGACCTCAGGGAGTAAGTCAAATCCACTCACCGACTGGAGCACATGCTGGCTTATTTCCAACTAATCCTGATATGCAGTCAGTTTGGTCGTTCGATCAAAAAAGAGACAGCATGGAACCTACAAAATGA